One segment of Allorhodopirellula heiligendammensis DNA contains the following:
- a CDS encoding shikimate kinase: MKRPHLYLTGYRGCGKSTVAKLLAAQLNLPWTDLDDVIESTAGTSIAKIFAEEGEPGFRHRETLALQSVAQHRPSVIALGGGAILSPVNRTAIATTGWCVWLDADPAVIAERLATDHTTGTRRPALTGLTPTEEIIAVMNQREPLYREVADVRIDTTLQAIPQIVQEIETAFLRRRAEE, encoded by the coding sequence ATGAAACGACCTCATCTCTATTTGACCGGTTATCGCGGCTGCGGCAAGAGCACGGTTGCCAAGCTTTTGGCCGCGCAGCTCAACTTGCCGTGGACTGATCTTGATGACGTGATCGAGTCCACTGCCGGGACCTCAATTGCCAAGATTTTCGCGGAGGAAGGTGAACCTGGGTTCCGCCACCGCGAAACACTCGCTCTCCAGAGCGTAGCGCAGCATCGCCCCAGCGTGATCGCTCTCGGTGGCGGCGCGATTCTCAGCCCTGTGAATCGTACTGCCATCGCGACAACGGGCTGGTGCGTCTGGCTGGACGCCGATCCAGCGGTCATCGCCGAGCGACTTGCCACCGATCATACGACTGGGACGCGCCGACCTGCACTGACGGGTTTAACACCCACTGAGGAAATAATCGCCGTGATGAATCAGCGAGAGCCATTGTACCGCGAGGTCGCTGATGTGCGAATCGATACAACATTGCAAGCAATCCCACAAATTGTCCAAGAGATCGAAACTGCGTTCTTACGTCGAAGAGCGGAGGAGTAA
- the gltX gene encoding glutamate--tRNA ligase, which produces MIRTRFAPSPTGYLHIGGVRTALFNWLLARQSGGQFVLRIDDTDAGRNVEAALQPILDGFRWLGMDWDEGPEVGGPHGPYFQSQRGELYRTAIAQLLESGHAYRDFAKPDELQTLRDEARQNGGAFVYDRRWMAADDEAAQKFEAEGREGVVRLKMPREGQCVIQDLIRGEVVVEWASEQDHVIARADGSPLYHLASVVDDHELKITHVVRAAEHLPNTPRQIFIAQSLGYELPEYAHLPYVAEPGGTAKLSKRKLDKYVKNRDFANLMTRGQAIAKRCGLTTDDETFNPVLVDFYREIGFLPDALLNYLMLLGWSLDGEHEKFTRQQMIELFTLARVTKSPASFDPAKLTSFQADAFAALPAAERTSLVFPFAVAAGWVDPENAESRQRLAGVVMAAGDRLKMAGDIIDFDYCFVDDYEVNSKAFEKRISKPAAAKELLGKIRDRLAECDDFSAAAAEAAVHQFCEDESIGLGDIIHGLRVATTGAAGGFGMFDTLAIVGKERTLERIDKTLAE; this is translated from the coding sequence ATGATTCGCACACGATTCGCCCCCAGCCCGACCGGATACCTTCACATTGGCGGGGTTCGCACGGCATTATTTAATTGGCTGCTCGCCCGCCAGAGCGGTGGTCAATTTGTGTTGCGGATCGATGACACCGATGCCGGACGCAACGTGGAGGCCGCCCTGCAGCCGATTCTTGATGGTTTTCGTTGGTTGGGCATGGATTGGGATGAGGGTCCCGAGGTCGGCGGACCTCACGGCCCATACTTCCAGTCTCAGCGAGGTGAGTTGTACCGCACAGCAATTGCGCAGTTGCTCGAGAGCGGGCATGCTTACCGTGATTTCGCCAAGCCCGACGAGTTGCAAACGCTACGGGACGAGGCTCGGCAGAATGGGGGGGCATTCGTGTATGACCGGCGTTGGATGGCCGCAGACGACGAAGCCGCCCAAAAGTTCGAGGCGGAGGGACGTGAGGGCGTCGTGCGTCTGAAAATGCCGCGCGAAGGTCAGTGCGTTATTCAGGATTTAATTCGCGGTGAAGTCGTCGTCGAGTGGGCATCAGAGCAAGACCACGTGATCGCCCGCGCCGACGGCAGTCCACTCTATCACCTCGCGAGCGTCGTCGACGATCATGAGCTAAAAATTACCCATGTGGTGCGGGCGGCAGAGCATTTACCCAACACGCCGCGGCAGATCTTCATCGCCCAATCACTTGGATACGAGTTGCCCGAGTATGCACACTTACCCTATGTCGCCGAGCCGGGCGGGACAGCGAAGCTGAGCAAACGCAAGCTCGACAAATATGTAAAGAACCGTGACTTCGCGAATCTGATGACTCGAGGGCAGGCCATTGCCAAGCGTTGTGGGTTAACCACCGATGACGAGACATTTAACCCCGTACTGGTGGATTTTTATCGTGAGATCGGCTTTCTGCCCGATGCGTTATTGAACTACTTGATGTTACTGGGCTGGTCCCTCGACGGCGAGCATGAGAAATTCACGCGTCAACAGATGATCGAGCTATTCACTTTGGCTCGCGTGACGAAGTCACCAGCTTCATTTGACCCAGCAAAGCTAACCTCATTCCAAGCCGATGCCTTCGCCGCGTTACCTGCTGCGGAACGCACTTCACTCGTATTTCCATTTGCAGTGGCGGCGGGATGGGTGGATCCGGAAAACGCAGAGTCGCGACAACGACTGGCCGGCGTCGTCATGGCGGCGGGCGACCGCCTGAAAATGGCTGGCGATATCATCGATTTCGACTACTGCTTTGTCGACGATTACGAGGTCAATTCGAAAGCGTTTGAAAAACGCATTTCAAAACCTGCCGCCGCCAAGGAATTACTCGGCAAAATCCGCGACCGACTGGCAGAGTGCGACGATTTTTCGGCCGCTGCGGCCGAGGCAGCTGTCCATCAGTTCTGTGAAGACGAATCCATTGGGCTCGGCGACATCATTCACGGCCTCAGAGTCGCCACGACGGGCGCCGCAGGCGGTTTCGGCATGTTCGACACGCTAGCGATTGTGGGTAAGGAACGAACACTCGAGCGGATCGACAAAACGCTCGCAGAGTGA
- a CDS encoding beta-propeller domain-containing protein — translation MISRVILSCLLAACLTCPRVCYSADEAVGHRVLLHGQQGLVIVEPDGEISWQMPWGGIHDIAMLENGHILTRQGKTRVVEIDPESKSIVWQYDSGIENGNAGKPVEVHAFERLANGNTLIAESGPARIIEVDRSGKLRREISLVTDHPSTHSDTRLVRKLGNGNYLVAHEADGKVREYDADGKVVWEYEVPMFGKSARGGHGPDAFGNSLFSATRLENGNTLIGGGNGHCLLEVTPAKKIVREIHQDDLPGIRLAWVTTVEVLDNGNWVFGNCHAGPGQPILIEVAPESKRVVWTLDRFDDFGNNVSNSTILQD, via the coding sequence ATGATTTCTCGCGTCATCCTATCGTGTTTACTCGCCGCCTGCTTGACTTGCCCCCGCGTCTGCTATTCGGCCGACGAGGCGGTCGGCCACCGTGTCCTGCTGCACGGACAACAAGGGCTGGTGATCGTCGAGCCTGATGGTGAAATCTCCTGGCAAATGCCCTGGGGTGGAATTCACGATATCGCCATGCTCGAAAACGGCCACATCCTCACCCGTCAAGGCAAAACGCGTGTCGTCGAAATTGATCCAGAATCCAAATCGATCGTTTGGCAATACGACAGCGGCATCGAAAATGGCAATGCCGGAAAGCCTGTAGAGGTTCACGCATTCGAGCGTCTCGCCAACGGCAACACCCTGATCGCTGAATCTGGCCCCGCGCGAATTATCGAAGTCGACCGCAGCGGGAAGCTACGTCGTGAAATCTCACTCGTCACCGATCACCCCAGCACTCACTCGGACACCCGGTTAGTTCGTAAACTCGGCAATGGAAACTACCTGGTCGCGCACGAAGCAGACGGCAAGGTGAGAGAGTATGACGCCGACGGCAAGGTGGTTTGGGAATACGAAGTGCCGATGTTTGGCAAATCCGCCCGCGGTGGACACGGTCCTGACGCGTTCGGAAACAGCTTGTTCTCGGCAACCCGACTTGAAAACGGTAACACTTTGATCGGTGGCGGCAACGGACATTGTTTGCTCGAAGTCACTCCTGCGAAAAAGATCGTTCGCGAAATTCACCAAGACGATCTGCCCGGCATCCGTCTAGCATGGGTCACCACCGTCGAGGTGCTCGACAACGGCAATTGGGTGTTTGGCAACTGCCATGCCGGACCCGGCCAACCCATCCTGATTGAAGTTGCTCCGGAGTCAAAACGCGTCGTATGGACGCTCGATCGCTTCGACGATTTTGGCAACAACGTCTCCAATTCCACAATCCTCCAGGACTGA
- a CDS encoding TIGR04283 family arsenosugar biosynthesis glycosyltransferase, with product MEKSVSIIIPTLNESQTIENALHAARALEGLEIIVSDGGSVDDTVARARQFAQRHDGDVIVIHSPLGRGRQLAAGARIARGDVLLFLHADNQLPAHAISQIAQASWPVWGGFRQRIDHPSWRFRILEIGNALRAIVFGRVFGDQALYVHRSRYNEVGGFAEVELMEDVLLSSQLFRHHRPRLLAGPVTVDPRRWLRRGVVRQTWLNWQLQYAFARGATPEELRKRYG from the coding sequence ATGGAGAAGTCGGTTTCGATTATCATTCCGACCCTCAACGAGTCGCAGACGATTGAAAACGCGCTTCATGCGGCGCGAGCCTTGGAAGGGCTCGAGATTATTGTTAGCGACGGCGGCAGCGTGGATGACACGGTTGCCCGAGCGCGTCAATTCGCTCAGCGGCATGACGGGGACGTGATTGTAATCCATTCACCTCTCGGTCGTGGACGGCAATTGGCCGCCGGGGCAAGGATTGCTCGCGGGGACGTGCTTCTGTTCTTGCATGCGGACAATCAGCTTCCCGCACATGCGATCAGCCAAATCGCCCAAGCGAGTTGGCCCGTTTGGGGTGGGTTTCGGCAGCGCATCGACCACCCGAGTTGGCGGTTTCGCATTTTGGAGATTGGGAACGCACTCCGCGCGATCGTTTTCGGGCGAGTTTTTGGCGACCAAGCTCTCTATGTTCATCGCAGCCGATACAACGAGGTGGGCGGGTTCGCTGAGGTTGAGCTGATGGAAGATGTGCTGCTATCCTCCCAACTCTTCCGCCATCATCGTCCGCGACTTCTCGCTGGCCCGGTCACCGTGGATCCTCGTCGCTGGCTGCGGCGGGGCGTAGTCCGGCAAACATGGTTGAACTGGCAACTCCAATACGCTTTCGCACGCGGTGCGACCCCCGAAGAACTGCGAAAACGTTATGGCTAA